The genomic window ATTACCTCGGTTGCCGCTCATGGAAACGTATTAAAATATGATTTCATGAGAGAGTTTAATGATATTGACCATGGGTTGACATACGTGGAGTTTGCAAATGGTGCCATTGGCGACATGGAAGTATCTAGGAATTCTCCTTATGGCTATGATATTCGTGCTGAAGTCATTGGTACAGAAGGTGCTTTATTTGTAGGCGATTTGAGAGAACAGCAGGTAACCGTATTGAACCAAGGTGGAAGTCATTTTAAGGTGTTTCCTAATTTCCAATCAAGGTTCCGTGTGGCATATATTGAAGAATTGAAGCATTTTATTCACTGTATACAGACTGGTGAAAAGCCGATTGTGAACGATCGAGATGCCACTCAAGATTTGCGAATTGCTTTAGCCGCAACACACGCTTACCAAACAGGAAAAAAAGTTGTTGTAGAAGAGTTTGCGCCGGAAAAAACTCACCTATAAAAAGGAAGCGTATAACATGCGCGCTCACCTTATTAGGTTAAAGAAGGGGGAAATTGGTTTTGAACGCTTTTGCGATAGCCACGTTTCTTTTTATTGTTGTGGCGATATGGATTTTTGCTTATCGAAAAAGTAGGACGATCGATAATTCAAGCTCAGAAGGGTACTTCTTAGGTGGTCGTAGCTTAACTGGTATTGTAATCGCGGGTACTGTAATTGGTACGAATCTATCAACAGAACAGATTGTTGGTCAAAACGGACAAAGCTATGTTGCTGGTATGGAAGTAATGGCTTGGGAAGTAACCTCGGCAATTGCGATTGTCGCCCTTGCGTTAATTTTCCTTCCAAAATATTTAAAGCATGGCGTAGATACGGTTACCGACTTTATAGAAGTACGCTTTGACAAAACTACAAAGAAGATTGCATCTGCTTTATTCATATTTACATATGTTGTATCTTTCTTACCTGTCGTTCTTTATTCGGGCTCCTTAGTGTTTAACCAAATCTTCTCTGTTGATGAAATGCTTGGAGTCGATCCACTAATAGCAATTGCATTAATTGCTGGTGGAATAGGCGTTGTGGGTCTTGCATACTTAATGTTAGGTGGATTAAGGCTAGCCGCATTTAGTGATACGATTTATGGAATTGGCTTACTTATAGCTGGTCTATCTGTACCAATTTTTGGTTTGATGCTGTTAGGAAATGGAAATATGTTGTCAGGCTTTGAGACAATACGTCAAAACACTCCTGAAATGCTTAATGCGATTGGAGCAGTTGATTCTGCTTATGTACCATGGCCAACGTTATTTTTAGGGATGTTTTTTAACAACTTATTTTTTTGGTGCACAAACCAAATGATTGTGCAAAAAGTATTAGCAGGAAGAGATCTTCGAGAGGGTCAAAAAGGTGCATTGTATGTAGGTTTTTTCAAGATCTTCGGGGCTCTTTTCCTTGTCTTTCCAGGCATTATTGCATTAAATATGTTTGGGGACGGCATCTCTAATTCTGATAATGCTTACCCAATGTTGGTATCTGCTGTTTTACCTGAATGGATGTTTGGTGTGTTCGCTGCTGTCATTTTCGGAGCCATTTTAAGTTCATTTATTGGCGCGTTAAATGCTGCTTCGACACTACTCACACTTGACTTTTATAAGCCAATAGGCAAAGAGAAAACAGATAAGCAAATTGCCCGTGTTGGGAAAATTTTCACGATTGGTGTCGGTTTAACAGCAACAATTATTGCTCCACTCATTTCGTTTGCACCTGCTGGTTTATACCATGTTGTTCAACAATTTAACGGTTTGTATAGCATGCCACTTCTTGTTATTGTGTTATTAGGTTTTTATTCAAAATATGCAACGCCTTTTGCTGCTAAATTTACATTCATCTTTCATGTAATGGTTTATGGAGCATCACAGTTATTTTTAGACATCCATTACTTATATGTATTTAGTGTTATGTTCTTTGTTGACTTGTTTATCTTATGGGGTGTCAGCCGATTGCAAAAGAATACAACTCCGTTTGTATTCGAGTCAGGCAAGCAAAAAGTTGACCTCACCCCTTGGAGACATCGTTATTGGGTCAGTGCCGTTGTGATCATCACTGTTCTTGGTACATACCTTATCTTTTCACCATGGGGGATTGCACAATAGCGTTAAACCAGTAGTCTTATAGACTGCTGGTTAACATAGAAAACCTCATAGTCTCTTTTCAGCGACAACAACCCTCCTGCTTTTTTCCTGTTTTCTACTTACACGGCATCGCGTATAATTGGTGGTTGGAATAAGGAGAGAAAACATGAAGCCAACTATTCAATTGGGTTTGTTTGAACTAAAAGAAGAGATGAAGCAGCGAAAGCATCAGCGAATGACGATCAAAATGCGCTCGTTTATGAAGCGAATCGGTCAAAAAAGACGTACGGAGCATATGGTTGCTACTGTAAACAAGCATTTGAAGCGATTAAAGGTACGAGTGTATTCATCAACAGGAACGCAATGGCATCGTCTGAAAATGGAAGAGTGGGTGACCTTTTCTTTTCAAGAGATGGAACATTCTCCTCATCTTGTAAAGGTGAGGACCAGTGATTTTCCTTTTCGCCTCTATGTGCATCAAGAAGAAGCGCTCCGGCGGTTAGACAAGATCCCCCTGCCGTTTTCTGGTATCTTGTCGATCCCAACAGGCGGCGGGAAAACAGTCGTCGCTGTGCATTGGCTATTGAAAGAGGGAGTGAGCAAAGGGCGCAAAGTGCTGTGGTTGACACATCGACATGATTTACTTAATCAAGCTTTTTCTGCCATTCGTACCCTAGCGACAGAC from Shouchella hunanensis includes these protein-coding regions:
- a CDS encoding solute:sodium symporter family transporter produces the protein MNAFAIATFLFIVVAIWIFAYRKSRTIDNSSSEGYFLGGRSLTGIVIAGTVIGTNLSTEQIVGQNGQSYVAGMEVMAWEVTSAIAIVALALIFLPKYLKHGVDTVTDFIEVRFDKTTKKIASALFIFTYVVSFLPVVLYSGSLVFNQIFSVDEMLGVDPLIAIALIAGGIGVVGLAYLMLGGLRLAAFSDTIYGIGLLIAGLSVPIFGLMLLGNGNMLSGFETIRQNTPEMLNAIGAVDSAYVPWPTLFLGMFFNNLFFWCTNQMIVQKVLAGRDLREGQKGALYVGFFKIFGALFLVFPGIIALNMFGDGISNSDNAYPMLVSAVLPEWMFGVFAAVIFGAILSSFIGALNAASTLLTLDFYKPIGKEKTDKQIARVGKIFTIGVGLTATIIAPLISFAPAGLYHVVQQFNGLYSMPLLVIVLLGFYSKYATPFAAKFTFIFHVMVYGASQLFLDIHYLYVFSVMFFVDLFILWGVSRLQKNTTPFVFESGKQKVDLTPWRHRYWVSAVVIITVLGTYLIFSPWGIAQ